Proteins from a single region of Pirellulales bacterium:
- the rnhA gene encoding ribonuclease HI — protein MPSATLPLPVVHLFTDGACSGNPGPGGWAFILRHPASGKEMEHAGAEALTTNNRMELLAVIRGLEALKKTSQVDLFTDSEYVRQGLLQWMAKWKANGWKRKVDSRGKLGEVKNLELWQRLDVLVAAHQLKFHRVAGHSGHPENDRCDELAVAAYQKFLPRR, from the coding sequence ATGCCCAGCGCCACATTGCCATTGCCCGTTGTGCATTTGTTTACCGACGGGGCCTGCAGCGGCAATCCGGGGCCCGGTGGTTGGGCATTCATTTTACGGCATCCGGCGTCGGGAAAAGAAATGGAGCATGCCGGGGCCGAAGCGCTGACGACGAACAATCGGATGGAATTGCTGGCCGTGATTCGTGGCCTCGAGGCGCTGAAAAAAACGTCGCAAGTCGATTTATTCACCGACAGCGAATACGTGCGCCAAGGACTCCTGCAATGGATGGCCAAATGGAAAGCCAACGGCTGGAAGCGCAAAGTCGATTCGCGCGGAAAGCTAGGCGAGGTGAAAAATCTTGAACTCTGGCAGCGATTGGATGTATTGGTAGCCGCGCATCAATTAAAGTTTCATCGTGTGGCCGGCCATAGCGGGCATCCGGAAAACGACCGCTGCGATGAGCTGGCCGTAGCGGCTTACCAAAAGTTCTTGCCCAGACGCTAG
- a CDS encoding ATP-binding protein — protein MSYRGVKRVLGETRLELKCLVLFAVCLLTLIGGSFWWYGSRTEDLVFQNTRNNCQYLVRAILIEEHWKYIKLLDSNRGSNGKVNSQTQGELDLINELARDILSKDLDSGAETSTGSTAADRTRTGQQFGTRLLWLTNPKPENLPETMLDSQVLEKFANAPSPTPDENGHTQEFFDYRPPDQAEYYYYQPIRMGPKCVFCHVGNSQSVILGASGLAEVPPIQEGDLMGVVRVKVSDATTQDALNNNRAIFLATAIITVFLAMIAAYAIVRYVVVKPLKHLRDISDEIARGNMEARAEIHTADEFEELGMAFNKMVRHLVSTQEEIKHANAALDVKVDELAQTNMRLYEMNRLKSDFLATMSHELRTPLNSIIGFSEVLDSIKSLDDKQRRYVQNIQKSGRVLLDMINDILDLAKIESGKMEIRLSDFRIDNVIQAQCDFFRPQTERKNIDLEIDVEPGLPELFQDQAKVQQILSNLLSNAIKFTPEGGRISVRAKHDPDPGELLFVVSDTGVGIAEEDQVVIFEKFRQGSAAMAQGDAITREHSGTGLGLSIVKELCKLLGGEVSVESQIGRGSTFTVRLPFTCAGQPQLDAAVTDNMEELMRPRRHEIQRSLERTVPAAPGVER, from the coding sequence ATGTCTTACCGCGGCGTCAAACGTGTGCTGGGCGAAACTCGGCTGGAGTTGAAGTGCCTGGTGCTGTTTGCCGTGTGCTTGCTGACGCTCATCGGCGGCAGTTTTTGGTGGTACGGCAGCCGGACCGAAGATTTGGTGTTTCAGAACACGCGCAATAACTGCCAGTATTTGGTGCGCGCTATCTTGATCGAGGAGCATTGGAAGTACATTAAATTGTTGGATTCCAATCGCGGTTCCAACGGAAAGGTCAACAGCCAGACACAAGGCGAATTGGATTTAATCAATGAGCTTGCGCGAGATATTCTCAGCAAAGACCTCGATTCCGGCGCGGAAACCTCTACGGGCAGCACGGCCGCAGACCGCACTCGTACCGGCCAACAATTTGGTACGCGCTTGTTGTGGCTGACTAATCCTAAGCCGGAAAATTTGCCGGAAACCATGCTCGACAGCCAGGTGCTGGAAAAGTTCGCCAATGCCCCGTCCCCCACGCCCGACGAAAATGGCCACACGCAGGAATTCTTCGATTATCGGCCACCTGACCAAGCGGAGTACTACTATTATCAGCCGATTCGCATGGGCCCTAAGTGCGTCTTTTGCCATGTAGGAAATAGCCAATCGGTTATTTTGGGCGCCTCGGGACTGGCGGAAGTGCCGCCGATTCAAGAGGGAGATTTGATGGGCGTGGTGCGGGTGAAGGTTTCCGACGCGACCACGCAAGACGCGCTGAACAACAATCGGGCGATCTTCCTGGCGACTGCCATTATTACCGTTTTTCTGGCGATGATCGCGGCCTATGCCATTGTACGGTACGTGGTTGTCAAGCCGCTGAAGCACCTGCGCGACATCAGTGATGAAATCGCCCGGGGAAATATGGAAGCCCGAGCCGAAATTCACACCGCCGACGAATTTGAAGAGTTGGGCATGGCATTCAATAAAATGGTGCGGCACCTGGTGAGCACGCAGGAAGAAATTAAGCACGCCAATGCGGCATTGGATGTCAAAGTGGATGAGCTGGCGCAAACCAACATGCGGCTGTACGAAATGAACCGCCTGAAAAGCGACTTTTTGGCCACGATGAGCCACGAGCTGCGTACGCCGTTGAACAGCATTATCGGCTTTTCGGAAGTGCTGGATTCCATTAAATCGCTCGACGACAAGCAGCGCCGCTACGTGCAAAACATTCAGAAATCGGGCCGCGTGCTGCTGGACATGATCAACGATATTTTAGACCTGGCGAAAATCGAAAGCGGCAAAATGGAAATCCGCTTGTCCGATTTTCGCATCGACAACGTAATTCAGGCCCAGTGCGATTTCTTCCGGCCACAAACCGAGCGCAAAAACATCGATTTGGAAATCGACGTGGAGCCGGGACTTCCCGAGCTGTTTCAAGACCAGGCTAAGGTGCAGCAAATCCTTAGCAACTTGCTGTCCAATGCCATTAAGTTCACGCCCGAGGGGGGCCGCATTTCGGTGCGCGCCAAGCACGATCCCGACCCCGGTGAGTTGTTGTTCGTGGTCTCCGACACCGGCGTGGGCATTGCCGAGGAAGATCAGGTGGTCATTTTCGAAAAGTTCCGCCAAGGATCGGCTGCCATGGCCCAGGGCGATGCCATTACCCGTGAGCATTCCGGCACCGGCTTGGGCTTGTCGATTGTGAAGGAGCTGTGCAAACTGCTGGGGGGCGAGGTTTCTGTCGAAAGCCAAATTGGCCGCGGCAGCACCTTCACCGTTCGCTTGCCGTTCACCTGTGCCGGACAACCGCAGCTGGATGCCGCGGTGACGGACAACATGGAAGAACTGATGCGTCCCCGCCGCCACGAAATACAACGCTCCTTGGAGCGCACCGTGCCGGCCGCTCCCGGCGTGGAACGCTAA